The genomic window AGAACACGTTATAGCCCAAGACGCCGTCGGCCATGTTCCCCTTGGCTCCAAGACGGGCCTGCTTTAACTGGAACCCGAAGGACTTGTCCTTCCCCTTGTCTCCATTGGCGTCCACGGCGTGGTTGTAGGCGTTCTCGTCGAGAATGCCCCACATGGTCGAATAGCCGTACACCTCGTTGTTGTCGTTCACCTTGAACGCGGAAGCGTCCTTGGGCGAAATGGCGCAGAAGGCCGCCACGGCGGCGCCGTACGCCACCATCTTCTTCAGTCTGTTCATGATCATTTGCCTCATTAAGTTAAGAACGGTAAAAAACATGGCCGCCGATGGCGCGGCCCCCTCCTCACTCGATTTTCTTCAGCTCTTCGGCCACAACGGTCGCCGGTATCGGGAAGTATCCGTCCTTTACCACGACCTCCTGCCCTTCTTTGGCAAGGACAAGCTTGAGGAACTCCTTTGTGATCGGATCGAGCGGCTTGCCCGGCGCCTTGTTGATATAGACATAAAGGAAGCGCGAAAGAGGATATGTGCCCGCGTATGCGTTCTCCGCCGTGGCTTCATACACCTTTGCGCCCTCTTTTTCCGACAGTGGAACGGCGCGTACCCCGGCGGTGGAGTACCCGATGCCGCTGTAGCCCATGGCGCCCTTGTCGCCGGTCACCCCCTGCACCACAGAGGCCGAGCCTGGCTGTTCCTTCACGGTGTCCTTATAGTCGCCGTTTTTCAGCACGTGCTCTTTGAAGAAGCCGTACGTGCCAGAAGCCGAATTACGGCCATACAGGCTGATGGGCTTGCCCGCCCATTCGCCGGAAAGTCCCAGCTTGTCCCACGCCGTCATATCGTCCTTGGCCCCGCGCCTGCGGCTCTTGGAGAACACCGCGTCCACCTGCTCCAGGCTCATGGACTTTATGGGATTGTCCTTGTTGACGAACACCGCCAGCGCGTCCACCGCCACGCGTATCTGCGTGGGCTTGTAGCCGAACTTTTTCTCGAACTGGTCGATCTCGGTCTCTTTCATCCCGCGCGACATGGGCCCAAGTTGCGCAGTGCCGCTGATAAGGGCCGGAGGGGCCGTGGAAGATCCCTTGCCTTCGATCTGCACCTTGGTGTTCGGATAAAGCTTGTTGAACCCCTCGGCCCATAGGGTCATCAGGTTATTGAGAGTGTCCGACCCTATGCTCGACACGCTCCCGCTGACCCCGCTCACCTTTTTATAACCGGATATTTTTGGATCCACCTTCACCGTTCCGGCGGACGCCAGGCCCGCTGAAAGGTTGAAGGCCGCCACGGCCATCGCCATGATCAACGCTGTCAACAGATTCCGCGCACGATTCATTTTATTTCTCCATTTGGTTCCGTTTAAAACACAGGCCGGACGCGCGCCGCCCGCTCACGAAAAAACGATAGCAGAATTGGCGGCGGGACGATGTTAGGATTGCGTTAGAAAAACCGCCGCGATCTTAACGCAAACTTAACGTTCGCCGTTTTGTGTCGCGGTTAAACTTGATGGATGAACAAGGAGACGGTTTTATAATGACTGTTACCGCTGAAAAGATTTGCGATTCATGCAAGCAATCGCTGGACAAGGCCGACAGGGCCATCTCAGCAATAAGCCACGACATCAAGTCACCGATGGTGGCGATCGCCGGATTCACCGAAGCTCTCCTCAAGGAGACACCGGGGACCGGCAATGAGGAAAGATGGTCCGACTTCCTGCAAAGGATCAACAAGGCGGCCAAAGCCTCGCTTGCGCTGGTGGAGGACATCCTTTCGCTGGCGAAGATGGAAGCGGGAAAAGAGCCGGTGGAGCCTGAATGGGTGCATGACCTTGATAATGAGCTTAAGGACATCGTTTCAACTTTCCGCATGGAGGCCGAAGCCAAGGGTGTCAGCCTTGACTTGGAAATCAAGCCGCTTCCCGCTGTCCGGTGGGACATGCGCAGGCTGCGGTATCACGCAATCAACAACGTGCTTTCCAACGCGCTCAAGTTCACCCCGGCCGGAGGCGCTGTAACACTGAAAGCGGAAAAGCTGGACGGCGAAATCATTCTGGCCGTGGAGGACAGCGGACCGGGCATTCCGCCAGATGAACACGAACGGATCTTCAACAGGTTCGAGCAGGCCGGGATGCGGTCGCACCGTGTGTTCAAGGGGGCGGGACTGGGGCTGGCGAACGCCAGGCTTTTTGTGGAGCGCCACGGCGGCCGCATAAGCGTTGAGGACGCAAAGCCACATGGAGCCAGGTTTGTTATAACCCTGCCTGTGGCCTCAAACGCCATCTGAAAACAAATAAAAATCCCCGGCCTTCCGGGGAGGGGGGGGATGAAGGCCGGGGCGAAATGACAGAGGCCGTTTTTATTCCACCGATATCTTAATCGGCTGGGCCTTCTGGGTCTTGGGCACGGTCACCTCCAGCAGGCCGTTACTGTACGAGGCGGATATTTTCTCCGTGTCCGCGCCGACGAACCGGAGCGACCTTGCGAACGCGCCATAGCTCCGTTCCAGCCGGTAGATTTTTTCGCTCTTTTCCTCCGTCTCGCGCTTCTTCTCGCCGGATATGGTGAGAATGTTGTTGTCGCACTCTATCTTGATGTCATTCTTGTCCATGCCGGGGACTTCCAGCCGCACCTTGTAATCGGCCTCGGTCTCCGTGACGTCCATTGCGGGGGAATAAGGCTTGTCCCCGGGCCCGAAAAGGGACGCGGGCCATAACTCTCCGAAAAGGGACAATGCTCCGAATGGATCCAGATCGGCCATCGGACGCTCTTTTAAGTCTCTCCTTGCCAGCAACATGGTAAACACCTCCTTTAGCGATGATTAACAGTCTTCCTGATTTTTTAATAAAATCCGTATATCAAAAAGTCAAGCGGATCGCGGTTCCACTTTCACCATGGCGGGCCGTCGTCCCGCCTGCTGGTGGTGATATAAAACCGGTTGTCTTGCGTGTCAAGTTATGGAGGGAATAAAAAAAGGGGGCCGTGAAGGCCCCCGGGAAAATAGTTGAAAAGGATTCAGACGTCC from Nitrospinota bacterium includes these protein-coding regions:
- a CDS encoding HAMP domain-containing histidine kinase; this encodes MTVTAEKICDSCKQSLDKADRAISAISHDIKSPMVAIAGFTEALLKETPGTGNEERWSDFLQRINKAAKASLALVEDILSLAKMEAGKEPVEPEWVHDLDNELKDIVSTFRMEAEAKGVSLDLEIKPLPAVRWDMRRLRYHAINNVLSNALKFTPAGGAVTLKAEKLDGEIILAVEDSGPGIPPDEHERIFNRFEQAGMRSHRVFKGAGLGLANARLFVERHGGRISVEDAKPHGARFVITLPVASNAI
- a CDS encoding phosphate ABC transporter substrate-binding protein; translated protein: MNRARNLLTALIMAMAVAAFNLSAGLASAGTVKVDPKISGYKKVSGVSGSVSSIGSDTLNNLMTLWAEGFNKLYPNTKVQIEGKGSSTAPPALISGTAQLGPMSRGMKETEIDQFEKKFGYKPTQIRVAVDALAVFVNKDNPIKSMSLEQVDAVFSKSRRRGAKDDMTAWDKLGLSGEWAGKPISLYGRNSASGTYGFFKEHVLKNGDYKDTVKEQPGSASVVQGVTGDKGAMGYSGIGYSTAGVRAVPLSEKEGAKVYEATAENAYAGTYPLSRFLYVYINKAPGKPLDPITKEFLKLVLAKEGQEVVVKDGYFPIPATVVAEELKKIE
- a CDS encoding Hsp20/alpha crystallin family protein translates to MLLARRDLKERPMADLDPFGALSLFGELWPASLFGPGDKPYSPAMDVTETEADYKVRLEVPGMDKNDIKIECDNNILTISGEKKRETEEKSEKIYRLERSYGAFARSLRFVGADTEKISASYSNGLLEVTVPKTQKAQPIKISVE